From Ignisphaera aggregans DSM 17230, the proteins below share one genomic window:
- a CDS encoding beta-ribofuranosylaminobenzene 5'-phosphate synthase family (COGs: COG1907 sugar kinase~InterPro IPR013750:IPR004422~KEGG: tko:TK2242 GHMP kinase~PFAM: GHMP kinase domain protein~SPTR: Q5JHQ1 GHMP kinase~TIGRFAM: beta-ribofuranosylaminobenzene 5'-phosphate synthase family~TIGRFAM: beta-RFAP synthase): MECIEVVAPSHLHVGNIDFDGGLGRLYGTIGFTLENPSIVVKVYRHNGVVSNDVYAERFADVLISRYGVDGVKIDVIRRFPEYVGLGYVTHLGFAIGVAISHLYDLKLSMKDIALTIKRGLLTALGYYACGYGGFIVEGGFRRGMLDRMVPPLIFRGDIPSDWIFVVVVPNLPRKKIVDMRIAREDAILREVSMDKNLAGYLSRLVLMKIIPSFIEGDLKGFGEGITEFNRALGSIWLKYQGGIYCCDIVEKGIEIILRYTTAACQSSWGPTFYGILDDENRASMLVEELRRFLDSNGGGDIFVSRGRNRGLEVRNCG; this comes from the coding sequence ATGGAATGTATAGAGGTTGTAGCACCTTCTCATCTTCATGTAGGTAATATTGATTTTGATGGAGGGTTGGGTAGGCTTTATGGAACTATAGGTTTTACTCTTGAGAATCCAAGCATTGTTGTCAAGGTCTATAGACATAATGGTGTTGTATCCAATGATGTATATGCCGAGAGGTTTGCAGATGTTTTGATTAGTAGATATGGTGTTGATGGTGTTAAGATAGATGTTATTAGAAGATTTCCAGAGTATGTTGGTCTTGGATATGTTACACATCTCGGCTTTGCTATAGGTGTAGCAATATCTCATCTATATGATCTTAAGCTGAGCATGAAGGATATAGCTTTAACCATTAAGAGAGGTCTCCTCACAGCACTAGGCTATTATGCATGTGGATATGGTGGTTTTATTGTCGAAGGCGGTTTTAGGAGGGGTATGCTAGATAGAATGGTTCCACCACTCATCTTTAGAGGTGATATACCTAGTGATTGGATATTTGTTGTAGTAGTTCCTAATCTTCCTAGGAAGAAGATTGTTGATATGAGAATCGCTAGAGAGGATGCAATTCTTAGGGAGGTTTCTATGGATAAAAACCTCGCTGGCTATCTATCTAGACTGGTTTTGATGAAGATTATCCCGAGTTTTATTGAGGGGGACCTCAAGGGTTTTGGTGAAGGTATAACAGAGTTTAATAGAGCTTTAGGTAGTATATGGCTGAAGTATCAAGGGGGCATATATTGTTGTGATATTGTTGAAAAAGGTATAGAGATTATATTGAGATATACTACAGCTGCATGTCAATCTTCATGGGGTCCTACATTCTATGGTATTCTAGATGATGAGAATAGAGCTTCTATGCTTGTAGAGGAGCTTAGGAGGTTTCTAGATTCTAATGGTGGTGGAGATATTTTTGTTAGTAGAGGAAGGAATAGAGGGCTAGAGGTGAGAAACTGTGGCTAG
- a CDS encoding conserved hypothetical protein (COGs: COG2441 butyrate kinase~KEGG: tko:TK2243 hypothetical protein~SPTR: Q5JHQ0 Putative uncharacterized protein~PFAM: Protein of unknown function (DUF1464)) — translation MARVMGTDSGTKSYDIFGFDDETNEVFVDESIPRDLMVSNPSIVVKRLKNLVKTYRVEVVVASSGYGIPLKPAYEASYEEIAMATFISEKEVLKGHRILGLRKLLRLIKEDPELNRITYFTPGVIQLPTVPIYRKINRIDMGTSDKVYTAALAIARHAERFGIGYRHVDIIAVEIGFAYTSALAIRSGEIVDAIAGTAGFPGYIGTGFVDGELVYAINNIDVEFPKEALFRGGAAWLSLQDPFKTPIDEFIGKQPGYELMLESIAKDILVLLYSVKPQAVYLSGRFIRIDRFVKDSINTISKTVKALEKHELLIMKLESRGRVAKEAAEGAAIIASGLAGGRYKELVDVLRLRESSGTIFDYITIVDKKKLIDAYSKYIE, via the coding sequence GTGGCTAGGGTCATGGGCACAGACTCTGGTACCAAGAGCTATGACATATTTGGATTTGATGATGAAACAAATGAGGTGTTCGTTGATGAGAGTATACCTAGGGATTTAATGGTATCTAATCCTTCTATAGTTGTGAAAAGACTGAAGAATCTTGTTAAAACATATAGAGTTGAAGTAGTTGTAGCTTCGAGTGGATATGGAATACCTCTGAAGCCTGCCTATGAAGCTAGCTATGAAGAGATAGCTATGGCAACATTTATATCTGAGAAAGAGGTTTTGAAAGGCCATAGAATACTTGGGCTTAGAAAACTTCTTAGACTTATTAAGGAGGATCCAGAGCTGAATAGAATAACATATTTTACCCCAGGTGTGATACAGTTACCAACAGTTCCTATATACAGAAAAATAAATAGAATTGATATGGGTACATCAGATAAGGTATATACAGCTGCTCTTGCTATAGCTAGACATGCAGAGAGATTTGGTATTGGTTATCGACATGTAGATATAATTGCTGTGGAAATAGGATTTGCATATACATCAGCACTAGCTATAAGAAGTGGGGAGATAGTTGATGCAATTGCAGGTACAGCAGGATTTCCAGGATATATAGGTACAGGTTTCGTTGATGGAGAACTTGTGTATGCTATAAATAATATCGATGTAGAGTTTCCAAAAGAGGCTCTATTTAGAGGTGGAGCAGCATGGCTATCACTACAAGACCCATTTAAAACACCTATAGATGAATTCATCGGTAAACAACCTGGATATGAGCTCATGTTGGAGTCTATAGCTAAAGATATTTTAGTTCTACTCTACTCTGTGAAGCCACAGGCAGTATATCTAAGTGGTAGATTCATAAGAATAGACAGATTTGTAAAAGATTCTATAAACACTATATCGAAGACTGTAAAAGCGTTAGAAAAACATGAGCTACTTATTATGAAACTAGAATCTAGAGGTAGAGTAGCTAAGGAGGCTGCAGAAGGTGCAGCTATAATAGCAAGTGGTCTTGCTGGAGGTAGATATAAGGAACTTGTAGATGTTTTAAGACTTAGAGAGAGTAGTGGAACCATATTCGACTATATAACTATTGTAGATAAGAAGAAGCTTATAGATGCATATTCAAAGTATATAGAATGA
- a CDS encoding hypothetical protein (KEGG: tpe:Tpen_0008 hypothetical protein~SPTR: A1RW38 Putative uncharacterized protein) yields the protein MLIGGEMDQYLVLLLVGVIVLVVDVVLLLVGRFSRILMLIGMLWLFAIGLYYGLLALGIYGVSNISFNIVGAILLLIGCNMLRHCFGGIRRWLSVVRDHIANLYMVWAILLIVVLFIVFPIYLGIDIVSKGLDKSFVWLITQPFIYLGRDIWFATGSILWILGTSLFLIEIYNLITKGEGSYTIGLSSIDIPIIDVILISTTIYGGALVAFEDIPIIPFFAWINPARALAPILGAIFGVPGALGVAIGSFIADALLGYLGISSIGGFIGSFLLAYTPYRFVKDKTFRTPRSFIEFYIWGVLISSTWYSIYISWWFDALEPIIGLPKPFIWGWLTPWTLFNNLFAIAIFTPILGLILYPIAEINSIGLNKHSSSPQEVSNINI from the coding sequence GTGTTGATAGGTGGTGAGATGGATCAGTATCTAGTATTATTATTGGTGGGTGTTATTGTTTTAGTTGTAGATGTGGTACTATTATTGGTAGGGAGATTTAGTAGGATTCTTATGCTGATTGGTATGCTTTGGCTATTTGCAATAGGTTTATACTATGGTCTTTTAGCTCTGGGAATCTATGGTGTATCCAATATCTCTTTTAATATTGTTGGAGCTATACTACTTCTTATCGGCTGTAATATGTTGAGACATTGTTTTGGTGGTATTAGGAGGTGGTTATCGGTTGTTAGGGATCATATAGCTAATCTCTATATGGTATGGGCTATACTGCTAATAGTGGTATTGTTTATAGTGTTCCCTATATATCTGGGTATAGATATAGTTTCTAAGGGTTTGGATAAATCCTTTGTATGGCTAATAACACAGCCATTTATATACCTTGGAAGAGATATATGGTTTGCTACTGGAAGTATCCTCTGGATTTTAGGAACATCACTATTTCTTATAGAGATATACAACTTGATTACTAAGGGAGAAGGTAGTTATACTATAGGGTTAAGCTCTATAGATATTCCTATAATAGATGTAATACTTATATCAACAACTATTTATGGAGGTGCTCTAGTTGCTTTTGAGGATATACCTATAATCCCATTTTTTGCCTGGATTAATCCAGCTAGAGCTCTTGCCCCTATCCTAGGAGCTATATTTGGGGTTCCAGGGGCATTGGGTGTAGCTATAGGTAGTTTTATAGCTGATGCTCTACTTGGTTATCTAGGTATTAGCAGTATAGGTGGTTTTATAGGTAGTTTCCTATTGGCGTATACACCATATAGATTTGTAAAGGATAAGACATTTAGAACACCTAGAAGCTTCATAGAGTTCTATATATGGGGTGTATTGATCTCTAGCACCTGGTACTCTATATACATATCATGGTGGTTTGATGCTCTAGAGCCTATAATAGGTCTACCAAAACCATTTATATGGGGATGGCTTACTCCATGGACACTATTCAACAATCTATTTGCAATAGCCATATTTACACCAATTCTCGGACTTATACTATATCCTATAGCAGAGATAAACAGTATTGGATTGAATAAACATAGCTCTAGTCCTCAAGAAGTCTCCAATATCAATATATAG
- a CDS encoding oligopeptide/dipeptide ABC transporter, ATPase subunit (COGs: COG0444 ABC-type dipeptide/oligopeptide/nickel transport system ATPase component~InterProIPR013563:IPR003439:IPR003593:IPR017871:IPR 010066~KEGG: tsi:TSIB_1056 ABC-type dipeptide transport system, ATPase component~PFAM: ABC transporter related; Oligopeptide/dipeptide ABC transporter domain protein~SMART: AAA ATPase~SPTR: C6A3B7 ABC-type dipeptide transport system, ATPase component~TIGRFAM: oligopeptide/dipeptide ABC transporter, ATPase subunit~PFAM: ABC transporter; Oligopeptide/dipeptide transporter, C-terminal region~TIGRFAM: oligopeptide/dipeptide ABC transporter, ATP-binding protein, C-terminal domain), with translation MSRPILIVDNVKKYFEVGLFGSRKMVRAVDGVSFTLYPGETLGIVGESGSGKTTLGKLVLRLYRPTAGRIIFDGMDITYIHESKLRPLRSKMQLIPQDPYASFNPLQTIGEALAEPLIVHGLADRDEARQRVLQMLEKVGLIPPEDFYMRRSYHLSGGQLQRAAIARAMLLEPQLIVADEPTSNLDVSIRASILELIREFKEKYNQALIFITHDLAIARLVSNNIAVMYLGKIVEYGPSHRVLVKPLHPYTQALLTAIPKLRKESKIETEIILRGEIPDPSKPPSGCRLHPRCPLATEICSRQEPQLNQVEKGHWVACHRVS, from the coding sequence ATGTCTAGACCAATACTCATAGTTGATAACGTTAAGAAATACTTTGAAGTTGGTCTATTTGGATCAAGGAAAATGGTTAGAGCTGTGGATGGTGTAAGTTTTACTCTATATCCTGGTGAAACCCTGGGGATTGTAGGTGAGAGTGGTAGTGGTAAGACTACTCTAGGAAAGCTTGTTCTTAGGCTATATAGACCTACAGCTGGGAGAATAATATTCGATGGTATGGATATAACCTATATACATGAATCAAAGCTTCGACCTCTTAGAAGTAAGATGCAATTAATTCCACAGGATCCCTACGCAAGCTTCAATCCATTACAAACAATAGGCGAGGCTCTAGCTGAGCCACTTATAGTCCATGGACTAGCTGATAGAGATGAAGCTCGTCAGAGAGTTCTTCAAATGCTTGAGAAGGTAGGGCTTATACCACCTGAGGACTTCTATATGAGAAGATCATATCATCTAAGTGGTGGACAGCTACAGAGAGCTGCTATTGCAAGAGCTATGCTATTAGAACCCCAGCTAATTGTTGCTGATGAACCTACATCCAATTTAGATGTATCTATTAGAGCCTCTATCCTTGAACTAATTAGGGAATTCAAAGAGAAGTACAACCAGGCATTGATATTCATAACACATGACCTAGCTATAGCTAGACTTGTATCAAATAATATTGCTGTAATGTACCTTGGAAAAATAGTGGAGTATGGTCCTAGCCATAGAGTCTTAGTAAAACCACTACATCCATATACCCAGGCACTACTAACAGCTATACCCAAGCTTAGAAAAGAAAGTAAGATAGAAACAGAAATCATATTGCGTGGAGAAATCCCCGATCCATCAAAACCTCCAAGTGGATGTAGACTCCATCCACGTTGTCCATTAGCAACAGAGATATGCTCTAGACAAGAACCCCAATTAAACCAGGTTGAAAAAGGTCATTGGGTGGCATGCCATAGAGTATCATAA
- a CDS encoding oligopeptide/dipeptide ABC transporter, ATPase subunit (COGs: COG0444 ABC-type dipeptide/oligopeptide/nickel transport system ATPase component~InterProIPR013563:IPR003439:IPR003593:IPR017871:IPR 010066~KEGG: kcr:Kcr_0507 ABC-type dipeptide/oligopeptide/nickel transport system, ATPase component~PFAM: ABC transporter related; Oligopeptide/dipeptide ABC transporter domain protein~SMART: AAA ATPase~SPTR: B1L481 ABC-type dipeptide/oligopeptide/nickel transport system, ATPase component~TIGRFAM: oligopeptide/dipeptide ABC transporter, ATPase subunit~PFAM: ABC transporter; Oligopeptide/dipeptide transporter, C-terminal region~TIGRFAM: oligopeptide/dipeptide ABC transporter, ATP-binding protein, C-terminal domain) — MSQQNVLNVVDLTVYYYTKRGVIHAVEDVSLTADKMDFVAIVGESGSGKSTLVYALLNLVPPPGRIVKGSIFVDGIDILRLSGDKLRRARGSLISMVFQDPFTTLDPIRRVGDQIAEVLIEHGISKDEAYARVGEVLESVGLSRNIANAYPHQLSGGQRQRVSIAAAIALNPRVLVADEPTTALDVIVQKQIMDLIDRIRLSTGMSIILITHDIALAVERATKIVVMYAGKIVEYGSKQSIIEEPLHPYTQALLASVPDIESGKWPKSIPGTPPDLRNPPTGCRFHPRCPYSSDLCRIKQPDLVGYGKNHYVSCWLYIRK; from the coding sequence ATGAGCCAACAAAATGTTCTTAATGTAGTAGATCTAACTGTTTATTATTACACAAAACGAGGGGTAATACATGCTGTAGAGGATGTCTCTCTAACAGCAGATAAGATGGATTTTGTAGCTATAGTTGGAGAGAGTGGGAGTGGCAAATCGACTCTAGTCTATGCCCTACTAAACCTTGTGCCACCACCTGGTAGAATTGTTAAGGGTAGTATTTTTGTAGATGGGATAGATATCCTTAGACTTAGTGGAGATAAGCTGAGGAGAGCTAGAGGTAGCCTAATTTCAATGGTATTTCAAGATCCGTTCACAACTCTAGATCCTATTCGACGTGTTGGAGATCAGATAGCAGAGGTTTTGATAGAACATGGAATATCTAAGGATGAGGCATATGCAAGAGTGGGAGAGGTTCTTGAGTCAGTAGGTTTATCTAGGAATATTGCTAATGCTTATCCCCATCAGCTTAGCGGTGGCCAGAGACAGAGGGTGTCTATAGCAGCTGCTATAGCTCTAAACCCACGTGTTCTCGTGGCTGATGAACCTACAACAGCATTAGATGTAATAGTTCAGAAACAGATTATGGATTTAATAGATAGGATAAGACTTTCTACAGGTATGTCTATCATTCTAATAACACATGATATAGCATTAGCAGTTGAAAGAGCTACAAAAATAGTTGTTATGTATGCTGGAAAAATAGTGGAATATGGATCTAAACAAAGTATTATTGAGGAGCCTCTGCATCCCTACACACAAGCATTACTCGCATCAGTTCCAGATATAGAAAGTGGTAAATGGCCAAAATCGATTCCAGGAACACCACCAGATCTTAGAAATCCTCCAACAGGCTGTAGATTTCATCCAAGATGTCCATATAGTAGCGATCTATGTAGAATAAAACAACCAGATCTTGTTGGATATGGAAAGAATCACTATGTTTCATGCTGGCTCTATATAAGGAAGTAA
- a CDS encoding binding-protein-dependent transport systems inner membrane component (COGs: COG1173 ABC-type dipeptide/oligopeptide/nickel transport systems permease components~InterPro IPR000515~KEGG: kcr:Kcr_0508 ABC-type dipeptide/oligopeptide/nickel transport system, permease component~PFAM: binding-protein-dependent transport systems inner membrane component~SPTR: B1L482 ABC-type dipeptide/oligopeptide/nickel transport system, permease component~PFAM: Binding-protein-dependent transport system inner membrane component), whose translation MHASIPRRISYIFNKLIPIQIPDRGRAMVYSGLAIVLTIVFMALAAPLLTPYSPINRVAKPFQPPSLKHPFGTNNLGQDMWARTVYGARTILAVVFLSIAICIAIGVPLGLLSGYYGGWIDRVLSMIMDAIYAFPSLVLAIALAVALGPSIYNAAIAIAVVYIPTYFRMVRGQVLSIKEEPFIEVSRVLGLPVLRIIFRHILPHIIPTIMVVFSLSAADAVLTEAALSYLGLSVQPPTPDWGYDLYRGKGFVLSGYWWLIFFPGLMITLLAIGFALIGEGLSEHIRREGL comes from the coding sequence ATGCATGCATCAATCCCTAGAAGAATTTCATACATATTCAACAAGCTAATACCTATTCAGATACCAGATAGGGGTAGGGCTATGGTCTATAGCGGATTAGCGATAGTTCTAACGATAGTTTTCATGGCTCTAGCAGCACCTCTTCTCACACCCTATAGCCCTATCAATAGAGTTGCTAAACCATTCCAGCCCCCCTCACTTAAACATCCATTTGGTACAAACAACTTGGGGCAGGATATGTGGGCTAGAACTGTATATGGTGCACGTACAATACTAGCTGTTGTATTTCTATCAATTGCAATATGTATTGCAATAGGAGTTCCCCTAGGGCTACTAAGTGGCTATTATGGAGGTTGGATAGATAGGGTTTTGAGCATGATTATGGATGCTATATATGCTTTTCCAAGCCTTGTACTTGCAATAGCTCTTGCAGTAGCTCTAGGGCCAAGCATATATAATGCTGCTATAGCTATAGCTGTTGTCTATATACCAACATACTTTAGAATGGTGAGGGGACAGGTATTGAGTATTAAGGAAGAACCTTTTATCGAAGTTTCTAGGGTATTAGGACTACCTGTATTAAGGATTATATTTAGACATATTCTACCGCATATAATTCCTACAATAATGGTTGTATTCAGTCTCAGTGCAGCTGATGCTGTATTGACCGAAGCTGCATTGAGCTATCTAGGCCTATCAGTTCAGCCACCCACACCGGATTGGGGATATGATCTCTATAGAGGTAAAGGATTTGTATTATCAGGGTATTGGTGGCTCATATTCTTTCCAGGTTTAATGATAACACTTCTAGCTATAGGCTTTGCACTAATTGGCGAGGGGCTTAGTGAACATATTAGGAGGGAGGGGCTATGA
- a CDS encoding binding-protein-dependent transport systems inner membrane component (COGs: COG0601 ABC-type dipeptide/oligopeptide/nickel transport systems permease components~InterPro IPR000515~KEGG: kcr:Kcr_0509 ABC-type dipeptide/oligopeptide/nickel transport system, permease component~PFAM: binding-protein-dependent transport systems inner membrane component~SPTR: B1L483 ABC-type dipeptide/oligopeptide/nickel transport system, permease component~PFAM: Binding-protein-dependent transport system inner membrane component) — translation MGLLRYIAIRAGLIIPTVLILYTLVFIILRILPGDPVLAVLGTKNIPVEQLEEIRRSLGLDKPYYIQYFEYLWRVLHGDFGTSMIIRGRSIAIDLVERFPATVELSIAGLLVSLAIGIATGFLAAVKRDTKVDIGLRIFGIVTYTLFIPWVGLLFQLVFGVWLGLLPISGRIDPDINLQIITGLYVLDSLITGNMRAFTSALKHLILPALTLGLVLSGPYVRLVRNNLVKALESNYVFAYRARGVRERKILLHAFRNALIPVVTYAGLQFALLLGGAVLTETTFDWPGIGTYLVEKVSYRDYPAIQAVVIVFAFFVGFISLIVDLIYAVLDPRIRY, via the coding sequence ATGGGTTTACTGAGATATATCGCTATAAGAGCTGGCTTAATAATCCCTACAGTGCTAATACTCTATACTCTTGTCTTCATAATTTTGAGGATCCTCCCTGGAGACCCAGTGCTGGCTGTGCTTGGCACAAAGAATATACCTGTGGAACAGCTTGAAGAAATAAGACGTAGTCTTGGTCTTGACAAACCCTATTACATACAGTACTTTGAATATCTATGGAGAGTTTTACATGGAGACTTTGGTACAAGTATGATTATACGTGGACGTAGCATAGCCATAGACCTTGTAGAGCGTTTTCCAGCTACAGTAGAATTAAGTATTGCAGGACTTCTAGTAAGCCTTGCTATAGGGATAGCCACAGGTTTTTTAGCTGCAGTAAAGCGGGATACTAAGGTAGATATAGGGTTGCGTATCTTTGGTATAGTGACATATACACTGTTTATACCTTGGGTTGGTCTACTGTTTCAGCTAGTATTTGGTGTATGGCTTGGCCTACTACCTATTAGTGGTCGTATAGATCCCGATATTAATCTACAGATTATAACTGGATTATATGTTTTGGACTCTTTAATAACTGGAAATATGAGGGCTTTTACAAGTGCATTAAAGCATTTGATCCTTCCAGCTCTAACCCTTGGACTTGTCCTAAGTGGACCTTATGTAAGACTTGTTAGAAATAATTTAGTTAAGGCTCTAGAATCAAACTATGTTTTTGCATATCGTGCTAGGGGGGTGCGTGAGAGAAAAATTCTGCTACATGCTTTTCGAAATGCATTAATACCTGTTGTCACATATGCAGGTCTACAGTTTGCACTATTACTTGGTGGAGCAGTGCTAACTGAAACAACATTTGATTGGCCAGGTATAGGTACATATCTTGTTGAGAAGGTGAGTTATAGGGATTATCCAGCTATACAAGCTGTTGTAATAGTATTTGCATTCTTTGTAGGGTTTATCAGCCTCATTGTAGATCTAATCTATGCAGTTTTAGATCCTAGGATAAGGTACTAG